A portion of the Podospora pseudoanserina strain CBS 124.78 chromosome 2, whole genome shotgun sequence genome contains these proteins:
- the SAC3 gene encoding actin cytoskeleton and mitosis protein (EggNog:ENOG503NY7Y; COG:D; COG:U) produces the protein MASPANNPFGVPPGNPFGAPGQNPFGAPSSNPFGGSSFGAAAAPPPQSTPSFGSQPAQNQFGGGFGAAPSSFGSQPAAGFGVPTSFGSSDGNNMARRGKGKMSALNASNGPQDKGGKSNQFGAQSNKDTRRTNLFQGPKGSSLKREVAKVAAPAASVPSSQRKRNERPNGWQPPTQHSRRGKQGATQGPSEATRQLSPFAYDYANKLYDHLKKEGIKTPTWPAEVGNPDRRGAVETLKESYKKYRTRAYASLRKADLIDDPDKRRRLEDALPFKGICEDMCPEFEQVSRIAEYDVKTEEKDERGWPDTAKMVKKFGRSAAGQDAPLPMDVRSVAALRRSTDYLFNELLQSENNLASMHNYLRDRTRAVRKDFTFHSKKTNEEMKELVYCFETITRFHATALHLLCRKGHSYESFDSRQEIEQLGRTLLSLIEAYDKCRKKGVVCENEPEFRAYYLLLNAHDPSIMKRILTWGKEYWFQSEEVQTALALIQVMDDIRETKGPLKPKRPVTLSDTSFANFFAIVEDSRTSYTMACIAEVHFTWVRQNILKNFVRGYSRHRDAPRTITAANLNKLLRFDTDEEAVEFIELHGFEMSTWVPPNRPPVTEPYLLLNNKKKIVPSPRVPQAFSGKLVERKRTTQSLPYVIYNTIYEGSTGGDVGMEDELFVTQNYTLGASSAFGQPASQPAAATSSFGFGSLANGVPAQPQAPASTFGSSNTPSGATPGFGAPALSASPFGQPPPQANNPFGQPAAPTPTATVPAPTPFAGFGSNPTPAPAPTPAQPPSQKEAGKSPFSFGTPQTAIFGSGAPPPSLAEPSAPSFGFTKPPEPAAPAPTPFSFLNKDASPAQPASVLSSTEKAPIFGNNAAPTASTQPTRAPASGFSLAQPTQPTSSLTFPGLGAKPESPKNVQPAPAAPAQQPAVPSVSITQLTPTSGVFPPQQPVQPAPAQSQFPAPTPPAVPPPVQNAPLFTVTPSAPQAPPPTPKRDLMAGFTKWYVTGDGGLMEQFAENTVQNLVWDVFQRYQLEEAERVRREEDEESWRAARELMCYRLGHKYFNRWRETARRLSMRRRLREGKRLMREWRVMQKEREREKEQEEKERVKERKRKAEEDVRLLGRLVKGSGGEEELTRRSGMFGGVVGNEGELVKRAVMGEFGVTTGTGTGYEGYEGYEESELELVPAPKEMTAGSPDSNATAQREGWKTRSLRERFVSDHGRRSVSAHSSINGRASLRSTNFSGVNNNNNKKRRSAELDGLLREPDAKRQSFAMSTTSCGSNASASRPGIRSRHWEMRLRGFVQGADGGWVAESLANSSGNDGQPQRPPPLTELEIRLARIRRDHSVGRGGSRSRAASQSGGMGMSPPPPPPPLWGEGVGKRKRDGEGRRTGEEGKGVFA, from the exons ATGGCATCGCCAGCTAACAATCCCTTCGGGGTGCCCCCAGGCAATCCTTTTGGAGCACCAGGCCAGAACCCGTTTGGTGCGCCGTCGAGCAATCCGTTCGGGGGATCTTCGtttggagcagcagcagcaccaccaccacagtctACCCCCTCGTTCGGTAGCCAACCAGCTCAGAATCAATTCGGCGGCGGTTTCGGGGCTGCCCCTTCGTCATTtggcagccagccagccgcaGGATTTGGGGTTCCGACATCGTTTGGGTCGAGTGACGGGAACAACATGGCGCGACGGGGAAAGGGCAAAATGTCGGCCTTGAATGCGTCCAACGGTCCGCAGGATAAGGGAGGCAAGTCCAATCAGTTCGGGGCGCAGAGCAACAAAGATACTCGGCGTACCAATCTGTTTCAGGGACCGAAGGGTTCATCTCTCAAGCGTGAAGTCGCCAAGGTCGCTGCCCCGGCGGCCTCTGTCCCTAGCAGTCAGCGCAAGCGGAACGAACGACCAAATGGATGGCAACCGCCAACACAGCACAGTCGTCGCGGTAAACAAGGCGCGACACAGGGGCCCAGCGAAGCGACGAGACAGCTGAGCCCCTTCGCCTACGACTATGCCAACAAGCTCTACGATCATCTCAAAAAGGAGGGCATCAAAACTCCAACATGGCCGGCCGAAGTTGGCAACCCTGACAGGCGCGGTGCGGTCGAGACATTGAAAGAGTCTTACAAAAAGTATCGCACCCGCGCCTATGCGTCACTTCGAAAAGCCGATCTCATTGACGACCCGGACAAGCgaaggaggttggaggaCGCGCTTCCTTTCAAGGGCATCTGCGAGGACATGTGTCCGGAGTTCGAGCAGGTCTCTCGTATTGCCGAGTACGATGTCAAGACAGAAGAGAAGGACGAGCGTGGGTGGCCAGATACCGCCAAGATGGTCAAGAAGTTTGGGCGCTCGGCGGCTGGGCAGGATGCGCCGTTGCCCATGGACGTTCGCTCTGTGGCAGCTCTGAGGCGATCCACCGACTACCTTTTCAACGAACTGTTGCAGTCGGAGAACAACCTCGCCTCGATGCACAACTACCTCCGAGATCGCACCCGAGCAGTACGCAAGGACTTCACCTTCCATTCGAAGAAAACAAACGAAGAAATGAAGGAACTGGTGTACTGTTTCGAGACGATCACGAGATTCCACGCCACagctctccatctcctctgcCGAAAGGGGCACAGTTACGAGTCTTTTGATTCGAGACAGGAGATTGAGCAGTTGGGCAGGACGCTTCTGTCGCTCATCGAGGCATACGACAAGTGCCGGAAAAAGGGAGTGGTTTGCGAAAACGAGCCCGAGTTCAGGGCCTATTATCTTCTCCTCAATGCCCACGACCCCTCGATAATGAAGAGGATTCTCACATGGGGGAAGGAGTACTGGTTCCAATCCGAGGAGGTGCAGACGGCCTTGGCGTTGATTCAGGTCATGGACGACATTCGGGAGACCAAGGGCCCTCTGAAGCCAAAACGGCCAGTGACGCTGTCCGACACTTCGTTTGCCAACTTCTTTGCGATTGTGGAGGACTCCAGGACGTCTTACACCATGGCTTGCATTGCCGAGGTTCACTTCACCTGGGTCCGCCAGAACATTCTCAAGAATTTCGTTCGAGGGTATTCCCGCCACAGAGATGCGCCTCGGACTATTACGGCCGCGAACTTGAACAAGCTGCTCAGGTTTGACAcggacgaggaggcggttgagtTCATCGAGCTCCACGGGTTCGAGATGTCGACCTGGGTGCCGCCCAACAGGCCCCCTGTGACGGAACCATACCtgcttctcaacaacaagaagaagattgttCCCTCGCCACGAGTACCGCAGGCTTTCTCGGGAAAGCTAGTGGAACGGAAGCGCACCACGCAGTCTCTGCCGTATGTCATTTACAATACAATCTACGAAGGGTCGACAGGGGGGGATGTCGGTATGGAAGACGAGCTGTTTGTGACGCAGAATTACACTCTGGGCGCGTCTTCGGCTTTTGGTCAACCAGCCTCGCAGCCTGCGGCAGCGACTTCGTCCTTTGGTTTCGGTTCTTTGGCGAACGGAGTGCCAGCTCAACCGCAGGCGCCGGCTTCGACATTTGGCTCTTCGAACACACCATCCGGTGCTACTCCAGGCTTCGGAGCCCCGGCACTGTCAGCAAGTCCTTTTGGTCAACCGCCACCCCAGGCTAACAATCCCTTTGGGCAACCTGCtgcaccaacaccaacggcaacggtaccagctccaacccccttTGCGGGTTTTGGTTCAAACCCTACGCCCGCCCCGGCACCTACTCCTGCCCAACCGCCATCACAAAAAGAAGCAGGAAAGAGCCCATTCTCGTTTGGAACGCCACAGACCGCTATATTCGGCTCTGGGGCTCCTCCCCCGAGCCTGGCGGAACCCTCAGCTCCGTCTTTCGGCTTCACGAAACCGCCAGAGCCAGCGGCGCCGGCTCCGACCCCATTCTCGTTTTTGAACAAGGATGCCTCTCCGGCTCAGCCAGCGAGTGTCCTCTCGAGCACAGAGAAGGCTCCGATATTTGGCAACAATGCCGCTCCCACCGCAAGCACACAGCCGACTCGGGCACCGGCTTCCGGTTTCTCTCTTGCTCAACCGACGCAGCCAACCTCGTCGCTTACGTTCCCCGGTCTCGGGGCAAAGCCTGAGTCTCCAAAGAATGTCCAACCGGCGCCCGCTGCTCCAGCACAGCAGCCAGCTGTCCCTTCTGTCTCAATCACGCAGCTTACGCCCACATCTGGTGTGTTTCCTCCACAACAGCCAGTCCAGCCCGCTCCGGCTCAATCCCAGTTCCCAGCCCCGACACCCCCGGCAGTACCACCACCGGTCCAGAATGCACCCCTCTTCACCGTCACGCCGTCCGCACcacaagcaccaccgcccactcCAAAACGAGACCTGATGGCGGGCTTCACAAAATGGTACGTCACTGGTGACGGAGGGCTGATGGAGCAATTTGCCGAAAACACGGTCCAGAATCTCGTCTGGGATGTCTTTCAGCGATATCAACTCGAAGAAGCGGAGAGGgtgagaagggaggaggatgaagagagttggcgggcggcgagggagctTATGTGCTATCGGCTGGGGCACAAGTATTTCAATCGGTGGAgggagacggcgaggaggctttcgatgaggaggaggttgcgggaggggaagaggctgatgagggagtggagggtgatgcagaaggagagggagagggagaaggaacaagaggagaaagagagggtgaaggagaggaagaggaaggcggaggaggatgttaggttgctggggaggttggtgaagggtagtgggggg gaggaggagttgacaaggaggagtgggatgttTGGGGGCGTGGTGGGGAACGAAGGGGAGCTGGTGAAGAGGGCTGTGATGGGTGAGTTTGGGGTGACTACGGGAACGGGGACGGGGTATGAGGGGTATGAGGGGTATGAGGAGTCGGAGTTGGAGCTTGTCCCTGCGCCGAAGGAGATGACGGCTGGGTCGCCGGACAGTAATGCTACCGCGCAGAGAGAAGGGTGGAAGACGAGGTCTctgagggagaggtttgtCAGCGACCATGGGAGGAGAAGCGTCTCGGCTCACAGCTCAATCAACGGACGAGCATCACTCAGAAGCACAAACTTTTCGGGGgtgaacaacaacaacaacaagaaacgGCGATCGGCGGAGCTGGACGGGCTGCTGCGTGAGCCTGATGCTAAAAGGCAGTCGTTTGCCATGAGCACGACCAGCTGTGGGAGCAACGCTTCTGCTTCTCGGCCCGGTATCAGGTCGAGGCACTGGGAGATGAGgctgagggggtttgtgcagggggctgatggggggtgggtggcgGAGAGTTTGGCGAATTCTTCCGGGAATGATGGTCAACCACAACGAccgccgccgttgacggAGTTGGAGATCCGGCTTGCCAGGATCAGGAGGGATCACTCCGTCGGTCGGGGGGGGAGTAGGTCTAGGGCTGCGTCGCAGAgcggtgggatggggatgtcaccgcctcctccgccgccgccgctttggggtgagggggttgggaaaaggaaacgggatggggaggggaggaggacaggggaggaagggaagggagtTTTCGCCTag